Proteins from a genomic interval of Diaminobutyricimonas aerilata:
- a CDS encoding Dps family protein, translating into MSTVQTVPQSSIDPDVTSGVAQFLGPVVVDLTALAVDGKQAHWHVRGANFQAVHLLLDEIVDHAREYADTAAERVVALGLPVDARVQTVGAKTSTPVMTPGFQRAEQAIAEVIASIDAALGSLRTAIDELAELDPVSQDVAIEIARALEKDRWFLFAHISAS; encoded by the coding sequence ATGAGCACCGTGCAGACGGTCCCCCAGAGCTCCATCGATCCTGACGTCACGTCGGGCGTCGCCCAGTTCCTCGGCCCGGTGGTCGTGGACCTGACGGCCCTCGCCGTCGACGGCAAGCAGGCGCACTGGCACGTGCGCGGCGCGAACTTCCAGGCGGTGCACCTGCTGCTGGACGAGATCGTCGACCACGCCCGCGAGTACGCCGACACGGCCGCCGAGCGCGTGGTCGCCCTCGGGCTGCCCGTCGACGCCCGCGTGCAGACGGTCGGCGCGAAGACCTCGACGCCCGTCATGACGCCGGGCTTCCAGCGCGCCGAGCAGGCCATCGCGGAGGTCATCGCCTCAATCGACGCCGCCCTCGGCTCGCTGCGCACGGCCATCGACGAGCTCGCCGAGCTGGATCCGGTGAGCCAGGACGTCGCGATCGAGATCGCCCGCGCGCTCGAGAAGGACCGCTGGTTCCTCTTCGCGCACATCAGCGCCAGCTGA
- a CDS encoding alpha-mannosidase, which produces MHDNSRLVEARIQRFYRERVVGAAHARHVPLAIAAYTVPGEPVPFAEAVTQQFEPFEPGTLWGRPWGTTWFRVSGTIPEDWSKHDGAIELSVDLGFTGAGPGFQAEGLVHTTEGRILKALEPLNGHVRLDGKPGDDVELLIEAASNPNIGGEWSFQPTPLGDLETAGDEPLYRFGHARIVQVHSDAWELERDMWTLLGLLGTLPAESARRATILRTLERAVDVLDPHDVRGTAAAGREVLGDALDRPAVPTAHRVVAVGHAHIDSAWLWPVRETIRKCARTFSNVLDLMDEDPDFVFACSSAQQYEWMRLYYPELFERIRERVAEGRFVPVGGMWVESDTNLPGGEAMARQFVHGKGFFLREFGVEPREVWLPDSFGYSAAMPQIVKAAGSEFFLTQKASWNETNVMPHHSFLWEGIDGSRVFTHFPPVDTYNSDLSAVDLDRAERQYAEKGVSDLSLVPFGYGDGGGGPTREMLATAHRKEDLEGSPRVRLDTPTAFFEEARDTLPNPPVWSGEIYLEFHRGTYTSQARTKRGNRRSEHLLREAELWAATAAVRTGAEYPADALRSVWETVLLQQFHDILPGSSIAWVHQQAEREYARVAIELEQLIASSIGALAGEGDTELVFNASPFPVHGAPALGAAPSTDGRGVRVSADGDRFVFEGSRVRAEFDAAGLLVSLVDLVSGRESVAPGEPGNLLQLFRDTPNQWDAWDIDAAYSRVGTDLVEVERIGVVSTSAGEALEIVRTFGGSRVRQVVTLDDESGALLFESTVDWHERQKLLKLAFGFDVHADRASYEVQFGHVHRATHANTSWDVARFETSAHRWVHVGEPGFGVAVANDSTYGHDITRHTREGGGTTTVVRESLLRAPLFPDPGADQGEHVLRTAVRIGVDALGAAEQGYRLNLPVRAVRGSAPVEPLVTVDDPAVVVEAVKLAEDGSGDVVVRLYEATGGRSTARLTPGFPAGAAVRTDLLERPLATQPEDPTLLRLRPFEIVTVRIPRA; this is translated from the coding sequence ATGCACGACAACTCCCGCCTCGTCGAGGCCCGCATCCAGCGCTTCTACCGCGAGCGCGTCGTCGGAGCCGCTCACGCCCGTCACGTGCCGCTCGCGATCGCCGCGTACACGGTGCCGGGCGAGCCGGTGCCGTTCGCCGAGGCGGTGACCCAGCAGTTCGAGCCGTTCGAGCCCGGCACGCTGTGGGGCCGCCCGTGGGGCACGACGTGGTTCCGGGTGTCCGGCACCATCCCGGAGGACTGGTCCAAGCACGACGGCGCGATCGAGCTCTCGGTCGACCTCGGCTTCACGGGGGCGGGACCGGGGTTCCAGGCCGAGGGACTCGTGCACACGACCGAGGGCCGCATCCTGAAGGCGCTCGAGCCGCTCAACGGGCACGTCCGCCTCGACGGCAAGCCCGGCGACGACGTGGAACTGCTCATCGAGGCGGCGTCGAACCCGAACATCGGCGGTGAGTGGAGCTTTCAGCCGACACCGCTCGGCGACCTCGAGACCGCCGGCGACGAGCCGCTCTACCGGTTCGGTCACGCCCGTATCGTGCAGGTGCACAGCGACGCGTGGGAGCTCGAGCGCGACATGTGGACGCTCCTCGGCCTGCTCGGCACCCTGCCCGCCGAGAGCGCACGGCGGGCGACGATCCTCCGCACCCTCGAGCGCGCCGTCGATGTGCTCGATCCGCACGACGTGCGCGGCACCGCCGCGGCCGGCCGGGAGGTGCTCGGTGACGCCCTCGACCGGCCGGCCGTCCCGACCGCGCACCGCGTGGTCGCCGTCGGTCATGCCCACATCGACTCCGCGTGGCTGTGGCCCGTGCGCGAGACGATCCGCAAGTGCGCGCGCACGTTCTCGAACGTGCTCGACCTCATGGACGAGGACCCGGACTTCGTGTTCGCCTGCTCGTCGGCGCAGCAGTACGAGTGGATGCGCCTGTACTACCCGGAGCTGTTCGAGCGGATCCGGGAGCGGGTCGCCGAGGGACGCTTCGTGCCCGTCGGCGGCATGTGGGTCGAATCCGACACCAACCTGCCGGGCGGTGAGGCGATGGCGCGCCAGTTCGTGCACGGCAAGGGCTTCTTCCTGCGGGAGTTCGGCGTCGAGCCGCGCGAGGTGTGGCTGCCGGACTCGTTCGGCTACTCCGCGGCGATGCCGCAGATCGTGAAGGCGGCAGGGAGCGAGTTCTTCCTCACGCAGAAGGCGTCGTGGAACGAGACCAACGTCATGCCGCACCACTCCTTCCTGTGGGAGGGCATCGACGGGTCGCGGGTGTTCACGCACTTCCCGCCGGTGGACACGTACAACTCCGATCTCTCCGCGGTCGACCTCGACCGGGCGGAACGGCAGTACGCCGAGAAGGGGGTCTCCGACCTCTCGCTCGTGCCCTTCGGCTACGGCGACGGAGGCGGCGGTCCCACCCGCGAGATGCTCGCGACCGCCCACCGGAAGGAGGACCTCGAGGGGTCGCCACGCGTGCGGCTCGACACCCCGACCGCGTTCTTCGAGGAGGCGCGCGACACCCTGCCGAACCCGCCCGTGTGGTCGGGCGAGATCTACCTCGAGTTCCACCGCGGAACGTACACGTCGCAGGCCCGCACGAAGCGGGGCAACCGCCGCAGCGAGCACCTGCTGCGCGAGGCGGAACTGTGGGCGGCGACGGCCGCCGTGCGCACCGGCGCGGAGTATCCGGCCGACGCCCTCCGCTCGGTATGGGAGACCGTGCTGCTGCAGCAGTTCCACGACATCCTGCCGGGTTCCTCCATCGCGTGGGTGCACCAGCAGGCCGAACGCGAGTACGCGCGCGTCGCGATCGAGCTCGAGCAGCTCATCGCGAGCTCGATCGGCGCGCTCGCCGGGGAGGGTGACACGGAACTCGTGTTCAACGCGAGCCCGTTCCCGGTGCACGGCGCCCCGGCGCTCGGCGCCGCCCCGTCCACCGACGGACGCGGTGTGCGTGTCTCCGCGGACGGCGACCGGTTCGTGTTCGAGGGCTCGCGCGTCCGCGCCGAGTTCGATGCGGCGGGCCTGCTCGTCTCCCTCGTCGACCTCGTGAGCGGCCGTGAGAGCGTCGCCCCGGGCGAGCCGGGCAACCTGCTGCAGCTCTTCCGCGACACCCCGAACCAGTGGGACGCGTGGGACATCGACGCGGCGTACTCGCGCGTCGGCACCGACCTCGTCGAGGTGGAACGGATCGGCGTCGTGTCGACCTCGGCCGGGGAGGCGCTCGAGATCGTGCGCACCTTCGGCGGGTCGCGCGTGCGGCAGGTCGTGACCCTCGACGACGAGAGCGGCGCGCTGCTGTTCGAGTCGACCGTCGACTGGCACGAGCGGCAGAAGCTGCTCAAGCTCGCGTTCGGCTTCGACGTGCACGCGGACCGCGCGTCGTACGAGGTGCAGTTCGGTCACGTGCACCGGGCGACCCACGCCAACACGTCGTGGGATGTGGCGCGGTTCGAGACTTCCGCGCACCGCTGGGTGCACGTCGGCGAACCGGGATTCGGGGTCGCCGTGGCGAACGACTCGACCTACGGACACGACATCACGCGGCACACCCGCGAGGGCGGCGGCACGACGACCGTCGTGCGCGAGTCGCTGCTGCGCGCCCCGCTGTTCCCGGATCCCGGAGCGGATCAGGGCGAACACGTGCTCCGCACCGCGGTGCGGATCGGGGTCGATGCGCTCGGCGCCGCCGAGCAGGGCTACCGGCTCAACCTCCCGGTGCGTGCGGTGCGCGGGTCGGCACCGGTCGAGCCGCTCGTCACCGTCGACGACCCGGCGGTCGTCGTCGAGGCGGTCAAGCTCGCCGAGGACGGCTCGGGCGACGTGGTCGTGCGCCTCTACGAGGCCACCGGCGGCCGGTCGACGGCGCGTCTGACGCCGGGGTTCCCGGCCGGCGCCGCGGTGCGCACCGACCTGCTGGAGCGACCGCTCGCGACGCAGCCGGAGGACCCGACGCTCCTGCGGCTGCGGCCGTTCGAGATCGTGACGGTGCGCATCCCGCGGGCGTGA
- a CDS encoding carbohydrate ABC transporter permease, producing the protein MTALSSPSRRSLRVVSNGVLVLVTIAFLLPLAWLLLASVDPTATLSVDLPERVTFDNFAAVLTPEISFVPLLNSLILSGGCAVVTVVVSILAAYPLSRYRLRINKPFLYGILFGTCLPITAMMVPVYSLFVSLNLIDSVPGVILFLAASSLPMAIWMAKNFMDSVPVSLEEAAWVDGASMWQTLIRIVVPLMRPGIGVVFIFVFIQAWGNFFVPFLLLLSPDAQPAAVSIYSFFGQYGEVAYGQLAAFSLLYSIPVIALYAVVSRTLGGSFALAGAVKG; encoded by the coding sequence TTGACCGCCCTCTCCTCCCCCAGCCGCCGGTCGCTGAGGGTCGTCTCGAACGGCGTGCTCGTGCTCGTCACGATCGCGTTCCTGCTGCCGCTCGCCTGGCTGCTGCTCGCCTCGGTCGATCCGACCGCGACGCTCTCGGTCGACCTGCCCGAGCGGGTGACCTTCGACAACTTCGCCGCGGTGCTCACGCCGGAGATCTCGTTCGTGCCGCTGCTGAACAGCCTGATCCTGTCGGGCGGATGCGCGGTCGTGACCGTCGTCGTGTCCATCCTCGCCGCCTACCCGCTCTCGCGGTACCGGCTGCGGATCAACAAGCCGTTCCTCTACGGCATCCTGTTCGGCACCTGCCTGCCGATCACGGCGATGATGGTGCCGGTCTACAGCCTGTTCGTGAGCCTCAACCTCATCGACTCGGTTCCCGGCGTCATCCTGTTCCTCGCGGCGAGCAGCCTGCCGATGGCGATCTGGATGGCGAAGAACTTCATGGATTCGGTGCCGGTGAGCCTCGAAGAGGCGGCCTGGGTCGACGGCGCCTCGATGTGGCAGACCCTCATCCGCATCGTCGTGCCGCTCATGCGGCCCGGCATCGGCGTGGTGTTCATCTTCGTGTTCATCCAGGCGTGGGGGAATTTCTTCGTGCCGTTCCTGCTGCTGCTGAGCCCGGATGCCCAACCCGCCGCCGTGAGCATCTACTCGTTCTTCGGGCAGTACGGCGAGGTGGCCTACGGGCAGCTCGCCGCGTTCTCGCTGCTCTACTCCATTCCCGTGATCGCGTTGTACGCCGTCGTCTCCCGAACGCTCGGGGGCTCGTTCGCGCTGGCCGGCGCGGTCAAGGGCTGA
- a CDS encoding carbohydrate ABC transporter permease, with translation MTVTQTPPTSARPGAGRTPRARRGGREFARGIPLLPAVVLLAIFLAGPVITSFYGSLTNSSLTGAAAQGSEFVGLQNYIDLFQDEDFPKSVVLTLVFLIASAIIGQNVLGLGLAILMRSANRFVRTTVGTVVVVAWVLPEIVASFAAYAFFADEGTLNTLLGMVGGTGANWLYEYPMLSVILANIWRGAAFSMLVYSAALNDVPPEITESAEVDGARGWQRLVFITLPMIRRSISTNLMLTTLQTLSVFTLIFVMTGGGPGTDSSTLPLLAYQEAFRFSELGFGTAIATIMLLVGAIFSIAYIRALKPEVD, from the coding sequence ATGACCGTCACGCAGACGCCACCGACGTCGGCCCGGCCGGGCGCGGGGAGGACTCCCCGCGCCCGGCGCGGCGGCCGCGAGTTCGCGCGCGGGATCCCGCTGCTGCCGGCCGTCGTGCTCCTCGCGATCTTCCTCGCCGGCCCCGTCATCACGAGCTTCTACGGCTCGCTCACGAACAGCTCGCTGACCGGCGCTGCCGCGCAGGGTTCCGAGTTCGTGGGCCTGCAGAACTACATCGACCTCTTCCAGGACGAGGACTTCCCGAAGTCCGTCGTGCTGACCCTCGTGTTCCTCATCGCCTCGGCGATCATCGGTCAGAACGTGCTCGGACTCGGGCTCGCCATCCTCATGCGCAGCGCGAATCGCTTCGTGCGCACGACCGTGGGCACGGTCGTCGTCGTGGCGTGGGTGCTGCCCGAGATCGTCGCGTCGTTCGCGGCGTACGCGTTCTTCGCCGACGAGGGCACGCTCAACACGCTGCTCGGCATGGTCGGCGGCACGGGGGCGAACTGGCTCTACGAGTACCCGATGCTCTCGGTCATCCTCGCCAACATCTGGCGCGGCGCCGCATTCTCGATGCTCGTGTACTCCGCGGCGCTCAACGACGTGCCGCCGGAGATCACCGAGTCCGCCGAGGTCGACGGGGCGCGGGGGTGGCAACGGCTGGTGTTCATCACGCTGCCGATGATCCGCCGCAGCATCTCGACGAACCTCATGCTCACCACGCTGCAGACCCTGTCGGTGTTCACGCTCATCTTCGTGATGACCGGCGGCGGTCCCGGCACCGACAGCTCCACCCTGCCGCTGCTGGCCTACCAGGAGGCGTTCCGGTTCTCGGAACTCGGCTTCGGCACGGCCATCGCGACCATCATGCTGCTCGTCGGCGCGATCTTCTCGATCGCGTACATCCGGGCACTCAAGCCGGAGGTGGACTGA
- a CDS encoding extracellular solute-binding protein, translated as MRRMTFAAVAAVAGLTLAGCAGPGDDPNTIKVAYQKFGNFVQLDEHMKQVKEDFEAENEGVTVELVPIEAQQNDYFTKLALMNRSDATAPDVMYEDTFMIKSDVDAGYLAPLDEYLADWEDWDQFFDNAKQAGEGDDGKIYGVSMGTDTRALWYNEKLFEQAGIPVPWEPKTWDDVLSAAETIKSKLPEVVPFNIYSGKPQGEAAAMQGFEMLLYGTEDTLYDEDEQKWVVGSQGFIDSLQFIADVYQGGLGPTPQQALDKNIGTKVVGEWLPNDQLAINLDGSWTSGTWLESGNVPWPEWDDVMGTAPMPTQNGQEPGAVSMSGGWTLAMGEKSKNKDLAWEFMAMALNKENSQAYDIAASQIAVRTDVSEDPAYVEANPSFEFFSSIVEYTHFRPATSDYSKISNEITVAMEAVMTGQQTPEEAAAEYDEAVIGIVGEDNTTKG; from the coding sequence ATGAGAAGGATGACGTTCGCCGCGGTCGCGGCGGTCGCGGGTCTGACCCTCGCAGGATGCGCGGGTCCAGGGGACGACCCGAACACGATCAAGGTGGCCTACCAGAAGTTCGGCAACTTCGTGCAGCTCGACGAGCACATGAAGCAGGTCAAGGAGGACTTCGAGGCCGAGAACGAAGGGGTCACCGTCGAGCTGGTGCCGATCGAGGCGCAGCAGAACGACTACTTCACCAAGCTGGCGCTCATGAACCGGTCGGACGCGACCGCCCCCGACGTCATGTACGAGGACACGTTCATGATCAAGTCGGACGTCGACGCCGGCTATCTCGCTCCACTCGACGAGTACCTCGCCGACTGGGAGGACTGGGATCAGTTCTTCGACAACGCCAAGCAGGCGGGCGAAGGCGACGACGGCAAGATCTACGGCGTCTCGATGGGCACCGACACCCGTGCCCTCTGGTACAACGAGAAGCTCTTCGAGCAGGCCGGGATCCCCGTGCCGTGGGAGCCGAAGACCTGGGACGACGTGCTGAGCGCGGCGGAGACCATCAAGTCGAAGCTGCCCGAGGTGGTCCCCTTCAACATCTACTCCGGCAAACCGCAGGGCGAGGCCGCCGCGATGCAGGGCTTCGAGATGCTGCTCTACGGCACCGAGGACACCCTCTACGACGAGGACGAGCAGAAGTGGGTCGTCGGCTCGCAGGGCTTCATCGACAGCCTGCAGTTCATCGCCGACGTCTATCAGGGAGGCCTCGGACCGACCCCGCAGCAGGCGCTCGACAAGAACATCGGCACGAAGGTCGTCGGAGAGTGGCTGCCGAACGACCAGCTCGCCATCAACCTCGACGGCTCGTGGACGAGCGGCACGTGGCTCGAGAGCGGCAACGTGCCGTGGCCCGAATGGGATGACGTGATGGGCACCGCGCCGATGCCGACGCAGAACGGCCAGGAGCCCGGCGCCGTCAGCATGTCCGGCGGCTGGACGCTCGCGATGGGCGAGAAGTCGAAGAACAAGGACCTCGCGTGGGAGTTCATGGCGATGGCCCTCAACAAGGAGAACTCGCAGGCGTACGACATCGCGGCGAGCCAGATCGCGGTGCGCACCGACGTGTCGGAAGACCCGGCCTACGTCGAGGCGAACCCCTCGTTCGAGTTCTTCTCCTCGATCGTCGAGTACACCCACTTCCGTCCGGCGACCTCCGACTACTCGAAGATCTCGAACGAGATCACGGTCGCCATGGAGGCGGTGATGACCGGTCAGCAGACACCCGAGGAGGCCGCAGCCGAGTACGACGAAGCCGTGATCGGCATCGTCGGCGAGGACAACACGACCAAGGGCTGA
- a CDS encoding ROK family transcriptional regulator, with the protein MRRGTNLPAVGEFNQAVILDRVRRSRDGLSRVELAELTGLSAQTVTNVSRRLIETGLVREAGKRINGPGKPRTILQLEPESRYAIGVHLDPAVITYVVLDLEGTVVAQSRARTPSAARPPRLVESMAQAISSLIAASGVRTEQILGLGIAAPGPIDDALGVVVDPPLLEGWHRVPLRDSLLEALGLPVLLEKDVTAAVAAELWMHDEAGSDDVGFFYYGTGVGFGIAVDHAPVRGSSGNAGDAGHIIVSDEGEVCRCGQRGCLGDLTLPRTVVQDAIARGVIAEPPRALTLPVIDELFGKVTAAAAAGEPEAVALIDELCRRFARGIVTIVNLLDLQRVVFGGPFWDRLAGVALERVARHVADSSALIRLAPISITSSAVGADVAAIGAACLVLDNTFSPRPSTLLIGR; encoded by the coding sequence ATGCGTCGCGGCACCAATCTGCCCGCCGTCGGCGAGTTCAACCAGGCCGTCATCCTCGACCGGGTGCGCCGCTCACGAGACGGGCTGAGCCGGGTCGAGCTCGCCGAGCTCACCGGGCTGAGCGCGCAGACCGTCACGAACGTGAGCCGCCGACTGATCGAGACCGGACTCGTGCGCGAAGCGGGCAAACGCATCAATGGTCCCGGCAAGCCGCGCACCATCCTGCAGCTCGAGCCGGAGTCGCGGTACGCGATCGGAGTGCACCTCGATCCCGCCGTCATCACCTACGTCGTGCTCGACCTCGAGGGCACCGTCGTCGCGCAGTCGCGCGCCCGCACGCCGTCCGCGGCGCGCCCGCCGCGCCTCGTCGAATCGATGGCGCAGGCGATCTCGTCGCTCATCGCCGCCTCGGGGGTGCGCACCGAGCAGATCCTCGGACTCGGCATCGCCGCCCCGGGCCCGATCGATGACGCTCTCGGCGTCGTGGTCGATCCGCCGCTGCTCGAGGGGTGGCACCGCGTGCCGTTGCGCGACAGCCTGCTCGAGGCGCTCGGACTGCCCGTGCTGCTGGAGAAGGACGTCACCGCCGCCGTCGCCGCCGAACTCTGGATGCACGACGAGGCGGGCAGCGACGACGTCGGTTTCTTCTACTACGGCACGGGCGTCGGGTTCGGCATCGCGGTGGACCATGCGCCCGTGCGCGGATCGAGCGGCAACGCGGGCGACGCCGGCCACATCATCGTGAGCGACGAGGGCGAGGTGTGCCGGTGCGGCCAGCGCGGGTGCCTCGGTGATCTGACGCTGCCGCGCACGGTCGTGCAGGACGCCATCGCGCGCGGGGTGATCGCGGAGCCCCCGCGCGCGCTCACCCTCCCCGTGATCGACGAGCTGTTCGGCAAGGTCACCGCGGCCGCCGCCGCCGGGGAGCCGGAGGCCGTGGCGCTCATCGACGAGCTCTGCCGGCGGTTCGCCCGCGGCATCGTGACGATCGTCAACCTCCTCGACCTGCAGCGGGTCGTGTTCGGGGGCCCGTTCTGGGACCGCCTCGCGGGTGTGGCGCTCGAGCGCGTCGCCCGGCACGTCGCCGACTCCTCGGCGCTCATCCGGCTCGCCCCGATCAGCATCACCTCGTCCGCGGTCGGAGCCGACGTCGCCGCGATCGGCGCCGCATGCCTCGTGCTCGACAACACGTTCTCGCCTCGGCCGTCGACCCTGCTCATCGGGCGCTGA